From the Lactiplantibacillus brownii genome, one window contains:
- the mobQ gene encoding MobQ family relaxase has protein sequence MAIFHMSFSNISAGKGRSAIASAAYRSGEKLFDDKEGRHYFYARSVMPESFILTPKNAPEWASDREQLWNEVEKKDRKSNSRYAKEFNVALPVELSESEQKKLLTKYVQENFVDEGMVADVAIHRDHPDNPHAHVMLTNRPFNPDGTWGQKTKTEYILDSHGNKTKTPAGNVRNRKIWLVDWDKKEKITEWRHNWAASVNQALEQKNIPDRISEKSFVEQGIADTPMQHEGINSKRHERKAFNQQVKNYRKSKAGYKNMQEKVVNRGHLDSLSKHFSFNEKKVVKELSHELKTYISLENLDDKRRMLFNWKNSTLIKHAVGEDVTKQLLTINQQESSLKKADELLNKVVDRTTKKLYPELNFEQTTQAERRELIKETDSEQTVFKGSELNERLMNIRDDLLTQQLLTFTKRPYVGWKLLMQQEKEVKIELKYTLMIHDDSLESLEHVDQGLLEKYSPTEQQKITRAVKELRTIMAVKQVIKTQYHEVLKRAFPKGDLDELPMTKQEQAYTAVMYYDPVLKPCQAETIEQWQANPPQVFSPQEHQQGLAYLSGQLSLDQLENHHLQRVLKHDGTKQLFFGECKADPTIKNSQIEKIQKQLKGQQAKDDQYRKANMGHYQPLNYKPVSPDYYLKTAFSDAIMTVLYARDEDYQRQKQERGLKETEWEMTKKQRQHQTRNRHEDGGMHL, from the coding sequence ATGGCAATTTTTCACATGAGTTTTAGTAATATTAGTGCTGGTAAAGGACGAAGTGCGATTGCCAGTGCCGCTTATCGAAGTGGTGAAAAGCTATTTGATGATAAGGAAGGTCGCCACTATTTTTATGCCCGCTCGGTTATGCCAGAAAGCTTTATTTTAACCCCAAAAAATGCACCAGAATGGGCCAGTGATCGAGAACAGTTGTGGAATGAAGTTGAAAAGAAAGATCGTAAATCAAACTCACGGTATGCAAAAGAGTTTAACGTGGCTTTACCGGTAGAATTAAGTGAATCCGAACAGAAAAAATTACTGACAAAATATGTGCAAGAAAATTTTGTTGATGAGGGCATGGTAGCCGATGTAGCGATTCATCGTGATCACCCAGATAATCCACACGCACACGTGATGTTAACCAATCGCCCATTTAACCCCGATGGTACTTGGGGACAGAAAACAAAAACCGAATACATTTTAGATAGTCATGGTAATAAAACTAAGACCCCTGCAGGGAATGTGAGAAACCGAAAAATTTGGTTGGTTGATTGGGATAAAAAAGAAAAAATAACTGAATGGCGGCACAATTGGGCGGCAAGTGTAAATCAGGCTTTGGAGCAAAAAAACATTCCTGATCGGATCAGTGAAAAATCATTTGTGGAACAGGGAATAGCTGACACACCAATGCAACACGAGGGAATCAATAGCAAACGGCATGAAAGAAAGGCATTTAATCAACAAGTTAAGAACTATCGTAAGTCCAAAGCTGGCTATAAAAATATGCAGGAGAAAGTAGTTAATCGAGGCCACTTGGATAGCCTAAGTAAACACTTCTCGTTTAACGAGAAAAAAGTGGTCAAAGAGTTAAGCCACGAACTGAAAACTTATATCAGTTTGGAGAACTTAGATGATAAACGGCGCATGCTATTTAATTGGAAAAACAGCACCTTAATTAAACATGCGGTTGGTGAAGATGTGACTAAACAATTATTGACAATTAACCAACAAGAAAGCTCACTCAAAAAAGCAGATGAACTCTTAAATAAAGTGGTTGATCGCACGACTAAAAAACTTTATCCAGAGCTTAATTTTGAACAGACCACGCAAGCTGAAAGACGAGAATTAATTAAGGAAACCGATAGCGAACAAACAGTTTTCAAGGGTAGTGAATTAAACGAACGTTTAATGAACATTCGTGATGATTTGTTGACCCAACAATTATTGACCTTTACCAAACGGCCATACGTTGGCTGGAAGTTATTAATGCAACAAGAAAAGGAAGTCAAAATCGAGCTTAAATATACGCTGATGATTCATGATGATAGCTTAGAAAGTCTAGAACACGTTGATCAAGGTCTACTAGAAAAGTATTCACCAACCGAGCAGCAAAAGATTACTCGCGCAGTCAAAGAATTGCGAACAATCATGGCTGTTAAGCAAGTCATTAAAACGCAATACCATGAAGTATTGAAAAGGGCCTTTCCCAAAGGCGATTTAGATGAATTACCAATGACTAAACAGGAACAAGCCTATACAGCCGTGATGTACTATGATCCTGTTTTAAAGCCATGTCAGGCTGAAACAATTGAACAGTGGCAAGCAAATCCACCACAGGTGTTCAGTCCCCAAGAACATCAACAAGGACTAGCTTATTTATCGGGACAGCTTAGCTTAGATCAGTTAGAAAATCATCACTTACAACGGGTTTTAAAGCATGATGGCACTAAACAACTCTTTTTTGGCGAATGCAAAGCCGATCCGACGATTAAGAACAGTCAGATCGAGAAAATCCAAAAGCAGTTAAAAGGGCAACAAGCCAAGGACGACCAGTACAGAAAAGCAAATATGGGGCATTATCAACCGCTAAATTATAAGCCAGTTAGTCCAGACTATTACTTAAAGACGGCCTTTAGTGATGCGATCATGACTGTTCTATATGCTCGTGATGAAGATTACCAACGGCAAAAGCAAGAACGTGGACTGAAAGAAACCGAGTGGGAAATGACGAAAAAGCAACGGCAACACCAAACTCGAAACCGGCATGAAGATGGGGGCATGCACTTGTAA